A window of Chlorobium phaeobacteroides DSM 266 genomic DNA:
CATGCCTATCGGGTCGAGCACCCCCTCCTGGTCGTCAACGATAAACTCCTGCGGAATAACATGAATGATCTCATGATCAATGTCGAGGAGATACCTGATGTTCGTTTTTGCCTTTTCAAGAAACCGCTTGACATCGGAATCGTTGACAATGCCGGTCTGATTGATGCTGATTTCTGATTTGCTGTGAATGCAATTGACATGCGCCCCGGAAATACCAACGTTCACCCCGAGAATTCTGATGGACGACTCTCTTTCCGCGTCTGCCACCGCTGCTTTTATGGCATCAACCGTTTTGTTGATGTTGACTACCGTCGCCCTCTGAAGTCCGTCCGAATTGGCCCGACCTTTGCCGAGAACATTGATTTTTCCCATTTCATCTTTTTCGGCAACAACAACGCAGACCTTTGTTGTCCCGATATCAAGCCCTACCGCTATATTGCTTTTCAGCATTTTTCCATATTCCATGATTTATCACATCGAATCCTTACGAACAATTTCCGGCAACTGTACTTCCGTGGCAAAAACTCTGTCCTTGAAGCGCAGATCCACAGTTTCATATCTTTCGAAACCTTTTTTGGAAACGACCTTTTGCCAGAATATCTCGAATTTTTTCAACTTTTCCTTGAAATTCCCGTCATTACCCATAATAAAACGGCTCCTGGATCCTCTTGCAAAAACCGAGGAGCCGTTATTGTTTTGAAAATGAAATTCACGTACAAGCAGTGCGGCATAATCGCTCTTCTGCAAGGCTGTTGTGAATTCGTGCACAAGGGCATAATCCCTTGCCGATAGTTTTCGCAATCCCCTTTCGGCATGATCCAGTCTGGTGATGCCTGAAACATGAAGGAGCGTTCCTGAACGGTCTGAAAACCCTTTATGGTCGGGAACAAGCACCCCGTCCTGATCGATAACCATCGGCGTCGGCATGTCAATCAAGAGCGCAAGCGGTTCCCGCTCTACGACTCTTACACGAAGAATCCCGTTAAGCTCTTTACTGACCGCTGCGTCCCGAATATAGGGAATTGCCATGACTGAAGCCCTCACCTTATCAATATCAAGCGCATGAACTTTCATCCCCGAATACCTTTTCAACCTTGCGGAAAGTTCCTGTACGGAAACATACCTGGCGTCTTCGATAACGATCTCTCTGACGCGAACCTCTTTCTGCCAGTCAGAAGCATGGTATCCGAGCCAGCCAAGCCCTATAACGACAAGAAACAGAATCAGGAACAGTGCCTTCCAGCTCCCGCTGTCGGCGGGCTCAAGGGGCCCTGATCCGTCTGACCGATCTTCAGTGTCAAGCTCAATGTCGGGGAGCCTCTCCCCTTTTTGTTCGGGATCATGCATATGCGTCATCTTTTGGATCTCCGGGCTTCCCATATGCCGAATGAACCGCTGCGAAGCATCGGAATCATCCCATCTTGCGATCTTTTCCTGTGAACGATATAACAACCTGAACAATGGGCCTGATGCTGGCGTTTGCCGCCGCTGGCGGGAGGTTCGTCAAACCATGTCGCCTGACCGGCCTGTAACCGAGACAAACCGGATAAGTCGGTTAGTCGTTCTGTCGAAATCTTTTTTCCTGTTTCGGGATCGTTCCGATTTCCCGGCATGCCCGGAAAAACCCGGGGGAACCCGACCTGCGCCGGTTGCCTCTGCGACCCATGCCGCGCTGTCGTACCCGGTTTCCCGTCGGACAGAACAGCGCTCATCATGCCCTGCGAGCCCGCTCCCGGAATGGGAAGCGGCAGAGAGGAGTTCTGAACCTGATCTGGCGGGACACAGAAATACGGTCGCTCCTCCCGGTCAGAACGATAATCGGCAGATCCGCCACGCCTGACGGATCTGCGGGGACGAAGTGGTACGAAACGAATCACTCTCCCGCTGATCGGGCGCTTATGCTCCTCAACGGCAATCATTGCTCTTTTGCTCCATCATGCTGAAAATTTATTGATCCACTCCCCGGCAAGCCTTGTAGACAGATGGGTAATATCCCCCGCCCCCATAAACAGTACGACCGTACTCTTTTGCGGGCATGTTTCGACCGTTTGGTACAAAAGTTCCCTGTCGGCTATAAATTCGGCATGCTTTCCCCCTGCCTTGTGTACCGCCGCGGCAACCAGACTCCCGCTCACACCGGGATAATCTGCCGCTTTTTCTCTGGAAGGATAGATGTCGGCAACATATATTTTATCGGCTCGAAGAAGCGCCCAACCATATTCATCCGCAAATTCTCTGGTTCTTGAAAAAAGATGAGGCTGAAAAACAGCGACAATTTCTGCATTCGGCCAGCCATCTCTTGCTGCTTTTACCGCAGCCTTGACTTCTGAGGGATGGTGGGCGTAATCGTCAACGACGAGAACTCCAGCACTATTGTCATACTTGATCTGAAACCGTCGTCTCATGCCGCTGTACCGGGTAAGGCCTGCGATAATGCGCTCGGGCGCAATTCCCAGCTCAAGCCCGGAAGCGAAAGCCGCCAGCGCATTCATGACGTTATGCCGGCCAGGAACATTGAGGCTGACTCCGGGATACTCCTTGCCTGAAGCTCGCACCGTGAAACGGGATCTGTTTTTATCCATAACCATATCCGAGGCCATCACATCTGCCGGCTCATCAATGCCAAAGGTGGTGTATCGACGGTTGAGATGCGGAATGAGTTTCCTGATTTCCGGCCAGTCGACGCAGCAGATGACTCGTCCGTAAAAAGGCACTTTGTTGGCAAAAGCGATAAAGGCTTTACGCAGCTCTTCTATCGTCCCATAGGTATCCATATGCTCTGACTCAAGACTGTTGATCACGGCGATTGTTGGTGTCAGCTTTAAAAACGCCCGATCAAACTCGTCAGCCTCAATAACGAGGTATTTGCCGCTGCCAACGACCGTGCTCCCTTTGAGATAGTCGGAAACGCCGCCGATCATGACCGTCGGCGACTCACCCGCTTCGATGAGCATGGTGGCAATCATTGCCGTTGTGGTTGTCTTTCCGTGTGTTCCGGAAACGCAGACCCCGTAGTTATAGCGCATGAGCTCTCCGAGCATCTCGTCTCGTTTGATCACAGGAATACCCGCCTGCTCGGCTGCAACGATCTCGACGTTTTCTGCCGGTCTGATAGCAGAGGAGTAAACGACAACGTCGCTTTCTCCGACCTGTTCCGCTTTATGCCCCTGGTAAATTACAGCTCCCCGTTCCGAGAGCCTCTCGGTTACCTCTCCTGAAGAGAGGTCTGAGCCCGTTACCCCGAAACCCGAGGTTAACAGAAGTTCGGCAATGGCGCTCATTCCCGCTCCGCCGATTCCTACGATATGAACACTTTTTGTTTTTCCGAGCTCCATGTTTTTCCTTTATGATTTTGCAAGGCGGATGATTCTGTCAACAAGCGCTGCCGTCGCATCCGGATAAGCAAGCAAAAGAGCGGCCTTGCTCATGGCGGAGCGTCTTGTCCGGTCATGCAGCAGATCGAGAACAAGTTGTCGTGATTCAGGCGCCTGAAGATGCTCGTCGTCTATAAGCAAGGCTGCGCCGTTTTCTGCCAGAGCGCGCGCGTTATGGCGCTGATGATCTCCTGTCGCATGCGGATAGGGAACCAGCACCGAGGGTTTTGCCGTATTGGTCACCTCCGCGATGGTGGAGGCCCCGGCCCTGCACACCACAAGTTCCGATGCGGCGTAGGCTTCGCCCATATTTTCGATGTACGGGCCTATCCAGATTCTCGCGGAAGACGTTACCCCGGCTTTTATCCTTTCGTAATCAAGGCTGCCGGTCTGCCAGATCAGGTTAGCCGATGCGGTGATCTGATCAAGCCACTTCAGGACGGCATTGTTGATCGAGCGAGCTCCCCGACTGCCGCCGAAAACAAGCAGCGTAGGCAGTGATTCAGCGAGACCGAAGCGCAATCGCGCTTGGTCGGGATCGATAGCGGAGAATGAACGAGATGGATTGCCGGAGATATATACCTCTTTTTTTCTTGCAATATACGGTTTCGCCTCTTCGAAAGAGAGATGTATCTCGCTGGCAAAAAGAGAGAGCAGCTTTGTTGTTACGCCGGGAAACGCATTCTGTTCCTGGATCAGCGTTTTTTTGCCTCTCATCTGGGCGGCAAGCAGAAGCGGGGCGCTGACAAAGCCGCCCGTTCCGACGACAACGTCGGGGGATTCGCTGTTTATAATCGCTAAAGCGCTCCGAACCGCCCCGATAAAATCGGCAAGCACGCCAAGGTTATCAACAAGCGCCCCCAAAGAGCGGCCGCGCTTCAATCCTCTTACCGACAGCAGGTGAAGACGATAGCCGAGCCGGGGAATTTCTCTGGCCTCGATTCCTGCCTCCGTTCCTGCAAAAGAGAGCTTTACATGGGGAACCCTTTTCTGGAGTTCGCCCGCCATGGCAACCGCCGGATAAAGATGGCCTCCGGTTCCGCCTCCGGCAAACAGGACGTTCATATGCCGCCTCCCGATTCATCATCCGATGATGATCGTTCAGGATGGTTCCTTTTCTTGTGTCGCGATATGCTGATAAGAATCCCCACTCCGAGAGAGTTGAAAATAAGCGCCGTACCTCCGTAACTGATAAAGGGAAGGGCCACGCCTGTCGTAGGAAGAAGATGGCAGGCTACTGCTATATTGATAAATGCAAAAAAAACAATCGCTATCGTAATGCCGCTGGCCACATATCTGCCGAAATTGTCGGGCGCGTGTTTTGCGATAATAAGGCCGCAGATAAAAAAGCCGACAAAGAGCGAAATCACGACAAGTGCCCCGACAAGACCGTACTCTTCGCCTATAACAACGAACACAAAGTCGTTATACGAGAGCGGCAGATAGAGTTCCCTCTGTTTGCTGGCGCCGATTCCCAGTCCGAAAAGGCCGCCGTTGCCAAGACCGATGAGCGCCTGAAGCACCTGGTAGCTCAGCCCTTTTTCAGTGCCGCTGAAAAAGGAGTTGATCCTCTCCATCCGATAGTTTGCACTGAGAGCATACGCTGCGCCGATCGGAATCAAAAGCCCCAGCAGAGAGAATAGATACTTTAATTTCACTCCCCCGATAAACATCATGATAACCCCGATAATGGCAATCAGGGCCGCCGTGCTGAAATTGGGCTCAAGGGCAATGAGCGAAACAACCGTGAGCAGAAGTATGAGGAGCGGAAGAAAAGAGTCATGAAAATCCTCGATATACCGCTGCTTTTCGCTTATCAGCGTTGAGAAATGAAAAATGAGCGCATATTTCGCCAGGTCGGAGACCTGGAATTTCATAGGCCCGTACCCTATCCACCGCGCTGCTCCGGAAATGAGCCCAACCATTTTCAAGAGAAGAAGGAGGGTCAAAAGAAAAATACTTGCGAGCAGAAAGAGTTTGCTGGTTTTTCGAAACACGTGGTAATCAAGCCGGGCAAACACTATAATCGTGACAATGCCAAGCAGCGAAAAGGCAAGCTGCCTCCACAGAAAATATTCGGAGCTCGAAAATTTGTTTTCGGCCCATCCCGCTCCGCTGCTGTAGACGACAACCACGCCGATGCACATCAGCATGGTCACGACAAGCAACAGCAGTTTGCCTGCGATAACCTCCCCCTGTGATTGAGCGGATAGTGCCGGAGGGGGTTCGGCATTACCGATCTCTTTGGCGTTATGTATCATGAGCGCAGATCCGTCGTTAATTTTTTAAACTGCCTCCCCCGATCCTCGAAATCCTCAAACATGTCGAAACTAGAACACCCCGGCGAAAACAGCACCGTCTGGCCGGGTTCAACCAAGGCTCTGGCAAGAGAAACCGCCTCTTCAAGGGAGTTGGCAGATCTGACATCGACCATGCCTCCGTATGCGGCGCAGAGTTTTTCGCGAGCTTCGCCTATTGCAACAAGAGCCGCGACTTTTTTTCTGACAATCCCGGCGATCTCCCTGTAATCGCTGCCTTTGTCTCTTCCTCCGGCAATAAGCACCATCCGTCCGGGTACGGTTTCGAGTGCCTGAGAAAGCGCATTGATGTTGGTTGCTTTTGAGTCATTGATCCAGTCGCTCCCGTCAAGCGTCCGCACAAATTCCTGACGATGTTCGACTCCGCTGAATCCCTGAAGCGCAGAACGGATGGCTTCGTTGCCGATACCGAGCGCACGAGCGGCAGCGACGGCGGCAAGGGCATTGGCAATATTGTGACGGCCACGAAAACTCCGTTTCAGAAAATCTTCCGCTTCGATAATGTTCTCGCTCTTTGCCCCGGCGTCAAAAACGATCCTGTGGTCGCAAAACCTTACCGCCGCAGCAAAACCCGCATGTTCCGGCTTGCATCCGATACCGAACGGAACGATGCGGCACGGGAGGGTCTCCCTGTTTGAGGCAAAATGGTCGTGAAGAAGCGGGTCGTCATCATTATAGACCAGCGTGTCCTCTTTGCCCTGATGGGCGTAAATTCGATACTTTGTTTGCGCGTAGTTATGCAGCTCCCCTTCATACCGGTCGAGGTGATCCGGGGTTATATTGGTTATCACCGATACGTCGGGCCTGAAGGTGCAGCATCCTTCGAGCTGATAACTGCTCAGCTCAATAACGGCAACGTCTTCGGGGCGCATGGTGAGCACTCTCGATGAGAATGGCTGACCGATATTGCCTACGCTGAACGCCCGGTATCGATGCGTCATCCCGTCCGTTTCAAAAATACGGTGCACCAGCGTCGCTGTCGTTGTTTTGCCGTCCGTGCCGGTAATACCTATAATTCTCGCCTTGCAGAACCAGTACGCAACCTCGATCTCGCTGAATAGGGGAATGCCTTTTTCGAGCATCGCTCTGACAACCGGGGCCCGCCCGGGAATCCCCGGACTGATCACACAGAAATCCGTGCAAAGCACGTTGTCGGAATGCCCTCCCTCTTCAAAAGGGATCCGCAATGCCTGCAGACGGGCTGATTCGTGCGCTCCAATTGTACCGAGCTCGCTTACAAAGACCGAGGCTCCTTTAAGCGAAAGCAGTTCGGCAACTGCCATACCGCTTCGTCTTGCGCCAAGCACGGCTACTTTTTTACCCGCAACGTCCATCACCTGAGCTTTAAGGTCATAAGACTCGTTAAAAAAAACAGAATGCTTATAATCCAGAACCTGATAACGATTTTCTGTTCTGCCCATCCTTTCAGCTGAAAATGGTGGTGCAGCGGGGCCATCAGAAATATTCGGCGCCCTTGACCCGAGAGCTTTTTTGTCAGTTTGAAGTAGAGCACCTGCATTGAAACCGACAGAGCTTCAAGAACAAAAACGCCGGCAAGCACCGGCAGGAGCAGTTCCTGTTTGATGAGCAGCGCAATAACGGCAACCGCGCTGCCGAGGGCAAGCGAACCGGTATCGCCCATAATGATCTCCGCCGGATTGGAATTAAACCATAAAAAACCAACGCATGCCATCACGATTGCCATACAGACAACGGCAATCTCGCCACCTCCGGGAATAAAGGGAATTTTCAGATAATCGGCATAGACCGCGTTGCCTGCCAGATAGGAGAACGCGCCAAGAGCGGATACCACAATAGCCGTCGTTCCGGAGGCAAGCCCGTCAAGCCCGTCGGTGAGGTTCACTGAGTTTGAGACGGCCGTGATGATAAAGATGACAATCGGGATATAGAAAATCCCGTAGTCGATGCTCAGTTGTTTGATAAACGGTATGGTGGTTTTTGACAACAGAACGGCAAAAGCCGGGTCGAACCATGTATAGAGGCCGATCACAAGGCCAAGGGATATCTGGCCAAGAAGTTTGTAGCGCGCCGATAAACCGCCCTTGATCTTGAGGACAACCTTTCGATAGTCGTCAATAAACCCGATAAGACCCATCCAGAAAATGGCAAGCATGACAAGCCAGACGTGAGGATCATCAAATTTTGCCCAGAGAAATACCGATACCTCGATGGAAAAGATGATCAGAATGCCACCCATGGTAGGGAGCTCTTTTTTCTTTTTATGTTCGGGAGGCGCCTCCTCTTTGACCGGCTCGATAAAACGGCCTTTGAGATAGCGGATAAACCACGGCCCCGCCATAAGACTGATCAAAAGCGCCGTTATTGCCGCTGCGCTTGCCCTGAACGTCAGGAATTCGATGACGCCGAACCCCGGGGGATCAAACACATCGTTAATGTATTTCAGAAGATAATAAAGCATGCCGTGCCCTTTCTACATTGTTGTTCTTTCTTTGATCAGCGCCTCGACAACCAGCTCAAGCCGCATACTTCTTGATGCCTTGAACAGCACGGCGTCACCCGGCTGAACGACCATCTTCAACTCATCCAGCAGCTTTTGCCGATTTTCGTAATGGCCGTGGCAGCGGGCTCCGGCCTCAATACCGTAGAGCCGGGCATGTCGCCCATAGGTAAACAGCAGGTCGATCGGACTTTGCTGAATATACCTGCCTGTTTTTTCATGTTCAACTATTCCCGCTTCGCCAAGTTCAAGCATATCGCCGAGCACGGCGATTTTTTTGCCACTGCACGGTATATCGACAAGCGCATCGATGGCAAGACGCATGGAGTCTGAATTGGCGTTGTAGGTATCGTTGATCAGCACGACGCCTCCCGCGTCCTGGACTTCAAGGCGTTTCCAGCCGGGGGATGGACGCAGCGCTTCGAGCCCTTTTTTGATCTGCTCAAGCGAAAGGCCGAAATAAGTGCCCACTGCCGCGGCGGCCAGTGCGTTGATGACGTTGTGTTTTCCTATAAAATGCAGGGCGATTCTTTCGGACAACCCGCCGGAAACAAACTCGAAGGAGACTCGTCCTGATCGGTCGACAGCAATATGGCGCGCTTGGCAGGCTATCTGGCTGTCGTCAGCAGTTCCGTATGTAAAACTGCCGGTCAATCCTTCGGCGGCTTCCTTCAACCAGAGATCGTCTGCATTGACAAAGCAGGTGCCTCCATGCTGTTGAAGGTATCTGAAAAGCCTGGTTTCTTCGGCGGCAACGCCTTCGAGGTTCAGAAGAAACTCCAGATGTTCGTGGCCGATATTGGTCAGAAGGCCATGGGTCGGGCGGGCCAGTTCAAGGAGCAGTTCCATCTCGCCGGGATGATTGATACCCATTTCGACGACGGCAATCCCGGTTTGCCGACGGAGCTGCAGCAGGGTCAAGGGGACGCCAAGATGGTTGTTCAGGTTCCCTTTGCTCGTCTGAACCGTAAATCCCGTACCAAGAACGGCCGCAACCATCTCTTTCGTTGTTGTTTTTCCATTACTGCCTCCGACGGCAATAACCGGAATCGAAAAGGTTTGCCGGTAGATGGCCGCAAGCCGCTGAAGTCCGGCGACAGGATCCTCGACGACCAGAAAGCCGCACCCTTCCGGCGCGGCGGGAGCCCCTTCTGATTCATACCATGCCTTTTTCACCATCGCCCAATGAGCGCCTTTGGCAAACACCTCGTCGATGTACTGATGCCCGTCGGTATGCTCTCCCTGCAGAGCAACAAATATCGCGCCGTCGACGACCGCTCTGGAGTCAATAACCACAACAGGATCCGTTACTATCCCGCGCACATCGCCGTTTCCGGCAACGGTTACAGGGAATTTGAGCGATAGCTCTTCAATATTCAGCACCCCTTGCATACGGCCCCCTTTTCCGGCTCACCGGCATTTTCTTCAGCAAGAGCGTTTCGAAGCGTTTCCTGATCTGAAAAAAAGCTTTTTTCGCCGGCAGTTTCCTGATATTGTTCGTGACCTTTTCCTGCCACAAGCAGGACGTCTCCCGGCTGAAGCAGGGCGACTGCCGTTCTGATGGCTTGAGCTCGATCGGTTATTCTTTTATGATTTTTCACTCTTATGCCTTTCTCGATTTCATCAATAATCATCTCCGGATCTTCATCCCGCGGATTATCGGAGGTCAGAATAACCAGGTCAGCGTTTTCCACAGCTATCCTACCCATTTCCGGCCTCTTCAGGCGGTCTCTGTTTCCTCCGCAGCCGAATACCACGATAAGGCGGGAGGCAGGCGATTTCAGTGCGTTCAAGGTTGAAAGCGCTTTGAAAAGTGCATCCGGAGTATGGGCATAATCAACAAAAACGAACTCCTTGCGTCGCCGATCCATGATCCGCTCCATTCGGCCAGCAACCCCCGGCAACGCGTCGAGCGCTGCCGCAACCACCGGCGAACCCAGACCCATGCCGCAACCGACAGCCGCAGCCTGAAGCAGGTTCATCACGTTATACTGTCCGGGAAGAACGGTAGAGATCGTCTGCTGTGCGTCAGGAAAACAGAGGCGTATGGTTGCTGAGGCAATCGATTGATCGATGAGCTCTGCCGAAAACCTCCGGGAGGCATCTCCAGCAACCCGGCCTGTCTGGTCAAGCGTGCAGCAGAACCTCTTTTCAGGGTTTATTTTCGATACCATCTCCTCTGCCCGCGGATCGTCACTGTTAATAACGGCAAAACCTTGCGGAGAAAGCTGCTCGAACAACTGCCGTTTTGCCCCGGCATACTCCTGCATGGTTTTATGAAAATCAAGATGCTCCATGCTCAGATTGGTAAAAACCGCCGCATGAAAGGTTATGCCATATACCCTCTGCAGCACCAGGGCGTGCGAGGAGACTTCCATAACGGCTACGGAACATCCGCTATCAAGCATCCTCCTGAAGAGGGCGTGAAGAATATGCGCTTCAGGGGTAGTCCGGTCAAGAGGAATCTGCTGTTCGCCAAACGTACAGAGGTTTGTGCCGATGTAGCCCGTCCGAATGCCGCAGGCATTGAGCATTGCCGTTATAAGTCTTGCGGTGGTTGTCTTGCCGTTTGTTCCCGTCACGCCGATAACGTGAAGGGCGTCTGACGCAAAACCGTAAAACTGGCGGGCGGCAAGCGCCAGGGCCTGACGAGCATCCTCGACTCTGAGATAAGGGAGCGATGCGTCGGGAAGCACAGGTGGAATCTCTTCGCATAAAACCGCCGCAGCGCCTCGCTCAACGGCGCTCTTGATAAATCGATGACCATCCGCAGAATATCCTCGTACGGCAATAAAAAGCGCTCCGGGCAGAACATCCCTTGAGTCGGAGCTGATCATGCTCACCGGTAGGGACGTCGTGCTGCCGCCTGCCGCTTCGAGTACGGGGATCTGCCGGATGAGATCCGCGAGCGACATCGCCCGATTTCCATCATCAGTGCGCAGGCTTTTCACAGGGATGTCCTCTTCACCGTTTTCATGGCAAGCTTTACTCTGATTATGCTTTCCTTGTCGACAGGAACTCCTGCCGTCACGTTCTGATAAACAACAAGACCGTCACTATCGCCCGTGTATTCCATGACAAGACCGAGCCATTCGAGCAGACGTTTTGCATCCTTGCCCTTGAGCCCATGCAGGTCGGGAACCGCTACTGTTGCGATGGCGTCAATCACCCCCTGTTCAGGAGCCCTAAAGGCAAGATTTTTCTGTAGTTCTTCTGAACAGGCGAGCATCCTTGTTGCTATCGACGAAAAAACAGGCGCCGCGACGGTCCCGCCATAATACATTCCCCGAGGCTCCTCAACAAGAATAATCATGGCATATCTCGGAGATTCGACCGGAAAAAATCCGACAAATGAGGCGATAAAAACGGGATTGGCATAGGATCCGTTTCTGGCCCGGCGAGCCGTACCTGTTTTTCCCGCAACACTGATGCCCGGAATTGCGGCTTTTTTTGCGGTTCCGCTGTCAACGACAGCCTTGAAGTACCTCTGGGCGAGATATCTTGCCGTTTCCGTTGTCACAACTTTTCTGACTGTTTGAGGGGTGTTTTCGCGAATCACCTTCCCCTCTCTATCCATAACCTTTTTTACTACAAATGGACGCATCAGCTCGCCGTCATTGGCCAGAGCAGCATAGGCCTGCACCATCTGCAACGGCGTTACCATAACCTGATAACCATAACCCATCCAGGGCAGGGTCGTTTTATCCCATTTTTTCAGGGAACGTACAAATCCCGGAGACTCCCCGATCAGACCTACCCCGCTTTTTGATCCAAACCCGAAGTTTTTCGTATAGGCGTAAAACTTTTCCGGGCCAACGGCCATCGCCGTCTTTGCTGCGATAACGTTGCTTGAATACATGACGGCCTGCTGAAACGTAATGTTCCCGTATGCCTCATGGTCCCGGATTCTGAGCCGACCGAACGGAAGCACCCCGTTATGAGCAAACACCATGTCTTCCGCTTTTCGGTGCAAGACCTCTGTTCCTGCTGATGCCATGACGATCTTGAAGGTTGAACCCGGTTCATAACTGTCGGTTACCGCCCGGTTTCGCGACCTCTCCGGAGTCCAGGTCGCTCTTCGGTTCAGATCATATGTCGGATTGCTTGCCATTGCGAGAATCTCGCCGCTTCTGACATCCATAACGATTCCCGATGCCGCACCTGCCTGAAATTCAACCACTGCTTTGGCAAGCTCATCTTCAACGATGCTCTGTATATCTGCATCGATGGTCAACTGAACCGAGTTTCCTTTTTCAGGGTCCTGCTGAAGAACATCGGGTGCGGGGTATCGAGTGCCGTTTGCTGAACGCTGATAAATCCTTGAACCGTCCTGCCCGCGAAGCGATTTGTCAAGTTGCAGCTCAAGACCGCTGATCCCCTTGTTTTTACTGTCGGTAACCCCGATTACCTGAGCGGCGACATTGAGATAATATCGCTGCTGCTCTTTGTCGAACCAGACACCGTGAATCTTTTGCTGCATAAGCGGCAAAGCCTTCGCGACCGGCAACTTCCGGGCAAGAACGGCTACCCCTTTGCGCTTCCTGAGCGCCTTGAGATAAAACCTTTGCGGTTGGCCGGTTACCTCTGAAAACATCTTTGCGATTTCCGCCGTGTTGTCATGGGTTTTCAGTTCCCTGCTTTTCCTGTCGACTACCATTTTGCCGTTTTTATCGACGACCGGCGTTTTCCTGACCTTCTTCGGGTCGGCATAAAACGAGATCGTCTCAACCGTTTCGGCAAGCATGCGTCCGTGACGGTCGATGATGATACCCCTCTGCGCTTTTTCGGTCACAATCCTGACATACTGCTTTAATGCTTTTTCCTGATACTTTCTGACATTGACAACCTGAATATTGAGCAGCATCAGAATAATGGCAACAAGAAACACGAAAAACAGCAGAACAACAAATCCGAGACGTTGTCCGAATCGCTTATCGCCGGTCTCCGTATGCGACAGATTGTCATTCATGGCCGAATCCTTTTCAATCCGTTGAAAGTTCATGGAACAGCAAGCTCAACGGCAGGAACTGAAGAGGCCTGCAGACCAAGAGCTCCCGTGCATTCCGTGATATTGTGAATACTCTGCAATTCACTCGCCTTGAGCTCCTGAGCCGTTATCACGCTTGCGCTCATCTGCAGTTGCTCTCTGAGTATCTCATTCTGCATGGCGAGATTTTTTATGGCTATGGTATTGTGTGTCTGAAACAGAAAAATTACCGTTATGACAAAGAGATAGAAAAATGTCCGCAATTGCAGAACATCTCCTATATCAAATCCGAAACTTCTTTTTGTCGACTTGCGCAAACTCTCCTGCGCAGGCGGCACATCGTTCATGATCTCGAGCTCAGGCTCCACGCCTCCATCGTGAAAGCGATCGGAAGGGGAGTTGCCCTGTGGCGTTTTTTCATCACTTTTCCCCTGCCATCCTGTTTTCAGGATTCCGGTAAACTGCGAGAGAGAAAATCGTTTATCCTTGTCACTCTGCATGGGAGCCCCCTGTTGCCACGTTCTCAACAACACGCAATTTCGCGCTGCGCGCTCTTGGATTTTCCTGAATTTCCTTTTCATCGGCGATGAGCGGCTTTCGGGTAAC
This region includes:
- the mraY gene encoding phospho-N-acetylmuramoyl-pentapeptide-transferase codes for the protein MLYYLLKYINDVFDPPGFGVIEFLTFRASAAAITALLISLMAGPWFIRYLKGRFIEPVKEEAPPEHKKKKELPTMGGILIIFSIEVSVFLWAKFDDPHVWLVMLAIFWMGLIGFIDDYRKVVLKIKGGLSARYKLLGQISLGLVIGLYTWFDPAFAVLLSKTTIPFIKQLSIDYGIFYIPIVIFIITAVSNSVNLTDGLDGLASGTTAIVVSALGAFSYLAGNAVYADYLKIPFIPGGGEIAVVCMAIVMACVGFLWFNSNPAEIIMGDTGSLALGSAVAVIALLIKQELLLPVLAGVFVLEALSVSMQVLYFKLTKKLSGQGRRIFLMAPLHHHFQLKGWAEQKIVIRFWIISILFFLTSLMTLKLR
- a CDS encoding UDP-N-acetylmuramoyl-tripeptide--D-alanyl-D-alanine ligase; protein product: MQGVLNIEELSLKFPVTVAGNGDVRGIVTDPVVVIDSRAVVDGAIFVALQGEHTDGHQYIDEVFAKGAHWAMVKKAWYESEGAPAAPEGCGFLVVEDPVAGLQRLAAIYRQTFSIPVIAVGGSNGKTTTKEMVAAVLGTGFTVQTSKGNLNNHLGVPLTLLQLRRQTGIAVVEMGINHPGEMELLLELARPTHGLLTNIGHEHLEFLLNLEGVAAEETRLFRYLQQHGGTCFVNADDLWLKEAAEGLTGSFTYGTADDSQIACQARHIAVDRSGRVSFEFVSGGLSERIALHFIGKHNVINALAAAAVGTYFGLSLEQIKKGLEALRPSPGWKRLEVQDAGGVVLINDTYNANSDSMRLAIDALVDIPCSGKKIAVLGDMLELGEAGIVEHEKTGRYIQQSPIDLLFTYGRHARLYGIEAGARCHGHYENRQKLLDELKMVVQPGDAVLFKASRSMRLELVVEALIKERTTM
- a CDS encoding UDP-N-acetylmuramoyl-L-alanyl-D-glutamate--2,6-diaminopimelate ligase, yielding MSLADLIRQIPVLEAAGGSTTSLPVSMISSDSRDVLPGALFIAVRGYSADGHRFIKSAVERGAAAVLCEEIPPVLPDASLPYLRVEDARQALALAARQFYGFASDALHVIGVTGTNGKTTTARLITAMLNACGIRTGYIGTNLCTFGEQQIPLDRTTPEAHILHALFRRMLDSGCSVAVMEVSSHALVLQRVYGITFHAAVFTNLSMEHLDFHKTMQEYAGAKRQLFEQLSPQGFAVINSDDPRAEEMVSKINPEKRFCCTLDQTGRVAGDASRRFSAELIDQSIASATIRLCFPDAQQTISTVLPGQYNVMNLLQAAAVGCGMGLGSPVVAAALDALPGVAGRMERIMDRRRKEFVFVDYAHTPDALFKALSTLNALKSPASRLIVVFGCGGNRDRLKRPEMGRIAVENADLVILTSDNPRDEDPEMIIDEIEKGIRVKNHKRITDRAQAIRTAVALLQPGDVLLVAGKGHEQYQETAGEKSFFSDQETLRNALAEENAGEPEKGAVCKGC
- a CDS encoding penicillin-binding protein yields the protein MNDNLSHTETGDKRFGQRLGFVVLLFFVFLVAIILMLLNIQVVNVRKYQEKALKQYVRIVTEKAQRGIIIDRHGRMLAETVETISFYADPKKVRKTPVVDKNGKMVVDRKSRELKTHDNTAEIAKMFSEVTGQPQRFYLKALRKRKGVAVLARKLPVAKALPLMQQKIHGVWFDKEQQRYYLNVAAQVIGVTDSKNKGISGLELQLDKSLRGQDGSRIYQRSANGTRYPAPDVLQQDPEKGNSVQLTIDADIQSIVEDELAKAVVEFQAGAASGIVMDVRSGEILAMASNPTYDLNRRATWTPERSRNRAVTDSYEPGSTFKIVMASAGTEVLHRKAEDMVFAHNGVLPFGRLRIRDHEAYGNITFQQAVMYSSNVIAAKTAMAVGPEKFYAYTKNFGFGSKSGVGLIGESPGFVRSLKKWDKTTLPWMGYGYQVMVTPLQMVQAYAALANDGELMRPFVVKKVMDREGKVIRENTPQTVRKVVTTETARYLAQRYFKAVVDSGTAKKAAIPGISVAGKTGTARRARNGSYANPVFIASFVGFFPVESPRYAMIILVEEPRGMYYGGTVAAPVFSSIATRMLACSEELQKNLAFRAPEQGVIDAIATVAVPDLHGLKGKDAKRLLEWLGLVMEYTGDSDGLVVYQNVTAGVPVDKESIIRVKLAMKTVKRTSL